TCCATTGCTGTTTTGCAAATCTCCCCAGCAGGGCATCTCCTGGCACACTGATGGATTTCTGTGCAATCCATTATTATTTCTGGGCAGGTGCTTtcccattattgttattatttacccCGCACCTTTATCCAAAGGAGTCTAGGGCATGAAAATATTATTTGCATCCTTTCACTTCAAAGGGACAAAATGAGGGTCAGGCCTGATTAAACAAAATGAGGGTCAGGCCTAGTACTATACTGCACTAGGGGCTGCAGGAGATGGAAGTCTACAGTGGCATAGATAGAAAATCATAGGCAGTCAGTTCTGGAAGTTTGAGATCCAAGATGAAAGGGTATATGAAACAGTGCAATAATGATTCTCTGTATATTGCTGCTATAGTTGAGTAAATACTATTCTTTCTCAGGCTGGTGGAAGTACAGGTTTGTTGATGGATTTAGCTGCCAATGAAAAGGCAGTACATGCAGACTTCTTTAATAGTAAGTAttagttacattttttaaattcttaAACCCATCATGTTTATTTTAGCCACTGTCCAGCAGATTGTAAATTGATTTTGTAACCAGTACTTAGAAAAAAGCTTCCATTAAGGAATTAAAGTatgtatggggaacctgtggccctccagaattgTTGGACTcctgactcccaactcccatcatctccagtcagcatggctaatggccagggatggtagAAGTGGAGgtcagcagtatctggaggaccATAAGGTCTTCTCCCCTTAATTAAAGCCCAAAACCTGTTTGAGGAACAAAGTTTTCATAGCAGGAGGGGAGGGTTAAGCCATAGatggaggcttttaaaaaaaatatctgttaAACTCAAAACACATGTGCCAGGGCAATTGGGTGtcttgggttttttgggggttaTTAAATGGGTTGCCAGCTAAATAGAAACTACTGGGAAATGCTTCTGCATGGTGATAGTAACACGTGGAGAATGTATGCTGATCCCTcagattgcatttatttatagctATTCTAGAAATCCCCAGAGCTAGTGTGATGAGACTGTAATTTGGGGTCCATGTGGTGAATATCCACTCCATTGTATCCAATGTTGGTCATACTCAAGAGCaaacctgttgaaatgaatgggcatgattAACTTAGGTCCATTTGTTTCAGTGGACCACCTCAGAGTGTCAGACTATGGTCTCTCACTTTATTAGGAAATAGGATTTGCATCATTGCTTAGCTCTTcagaatggtttaaaaaaatcagaataatTAATATGCATGATGTTAATTAACTGCCTTGTTTTTGTTAGATTTTGAAGAtatgtttgatgatgatgatatccagTGAAATTCAACTTCCTGCTGTGCTAAATACCTAAGTTTCTTGTAGAAACAGACTATATTCGTAACAAAAGATAGGAAAATGTGAATATTGTCTCCAAGCCATGAAAGAGCACTTCAAAATGGTTAAAGGTGGTTGAAGAGAATTGTGGAGTTCTTTTCCTCTTAGAATGCTTAGATGTACAGTTGTGCAGGCTTGCTTCATTAAAATCTGAACAAAACCTCTCATGTCTGATTATGCAGTTGACTACTGGTTGTTGCCCATGGAAATGTGGCTTTTTCTTAATGTTATTTGGAATGTTGTATGCATAGGATGTAACATTTTTAGTAAAATCcccaacaataaaaaataaaagcaagtggGAGGTTTTAACACCTCAATCCTAAATCCATTTATTTGTGAGTGACATGTTGAAAGATCATTGGGACTATACTTCCAAGTGTGTGCTTTCCTCACTCCCAGTTTAGCTAGGGAGCCTAGCATATTTGGCCAATGAAAATATTCCTGTAGAATATGAGTAAATCTTGTTTTAGAGCTTATTTGGCTTCTTGCCATTGTATGGTTCTTTATTTTGTAACTTATTCTAACTACTGGAGGTTTGTGACAAGACTTTTCCATAAATACTGAAGAGTCTTTATGGTGCATTCAGAATATTTCCTCCAAAATAGAGCAGAGTTTTTAGATGAATATCTCAATTGTGCTCGCGTTGCTTCCTCAGTCTGTGGGGAAGCTGGCTATTTTCTTTGACACATTCTAAAGCCACATGCAGCACATCAAAACACAAGCTCCAGTACAATGGTGCTTGGTTTTCTTTGTGTATATTAATCTGAGCTCTCAGCAAAGTGGAACGAAGTATTATTACCAAAATCAGAAATGCAGTGGTGAATCTGAAAATGAGGTCTCTGGGGGAagaataaaaaaatgcttttacatTGAGTTATCTGCCCACTTTCATTATATGCATCTAATATAATAAACTTCACATAGTAGAATGGGAATGTTGCAAGAGTTTAATCTTTATATTTTAACAAAGTCTTGCTCCTTTCTGGTGTTTCCCATTTACCCAGTGGGAAATGCTGAAACAAGTTTGAGATCAGGGCTCCTACAAGGGTAGTATACTTAAACCTGACACACATACTCCAGATTAAGATCAAATCTGACATAAACTATTAAAAGTATTCTCACACTCCCCAAACTGAACAAAACAGAATGGAACCAATTTGCAATGTTCTGTGTGCAGCGAAGACAGTGGCAATACAGCTAATGGCTGATACTCCAGTCCAAACCTTTGTGCTGGCTTTGAGAAGATGTTGGACTGGGGGGAGGTGTCCCGCTTGTACCTACAGAGTGACACCAGCAACACTCCCCTGGCACAGAGCTCTGCATTCTGCATGCTGAATTTTGAACAACACTCCACATCCCAGACCTCCACATGTGAACAACTGGGACAGTGAAAGCTGCAAGATAAGACTTTATGTAATAAAGGGCACACAAGAGGGGGGGTGGGGTAACACTGTGAGCAGATGGAAGAAATTTTCCTTCACAGAATCACTCTGTGTAGTAATTCTGGACTCGAATAGTAATTTAGTACTGGAACCATACCATCTCATCTATGACCAAAATCCTGAAGGTGATActgaaagggagaagaaaaagtgTTAACAGGCGGTGACTTCAGTTACTCTCACTAAAGGTAAACACTTATTCACCTGATGGGTGTAAGAAAGGAAGAAGACACTCAAAAGATCTGCATTgggacagattttttttaacttgttcattatCTGGGAGGgttgagcagtgaggtggcccaGTTTGCTCATGATGACAAATAGCTCGGAGATGGAAACCAAAGCAGATATTGAAGAGCTCCCCAAAGGTATCTCCAACGTGATTGAAAGGGACTGCAAAATGACACTTGGGGTGCAAGGTACGTACCTGTAAATGATGcacagaaaagcaaaaatatCGCACTGAAGTATgacagggtttttaaaataaaaataacgaTGAATGCATACAGGGGCCTCGGGGAAGTCTATTCCTTCAGATAAGCCTTTCCATTTTATGCGTTCCTCCTAATGAGGCATTCACAGAAGTTAACTATGAAGAGAGATAAAACTGGAGGAACAAAAATGTTCCTAGAAAATCTCAGCAATAGTGGCCTCACTAGTGGCAAATATTGACCGATGGGAAACATCCCAAAAGGGTTTATTAGGATTCCAAAAATGCTtggaagtttgttttgtttttaaaggctccTTCCATGCAACCCCTTGAAGAGCAATTTTCTTTCAGCAAGTATTGGGGGTGTACCTAGGAAGAGGAAAAAACACATTTAGAGGTCTATATAATTGAAGAAGGACAATCGGTGCTCCTAATTGCTAGGAAGAGGTGCAGGTAAATATAGCAGCAGGTGTTTGGATCCCTTTTTCAGTGATGCTGAATGTGCGGTCAGCAGAtagttcagtcggtagagcatgagtctcttaatcccagggtatgggtttgagccccactttgggcaaaggattcctgcatgcatggggttggactagatgacactcctgctcccttccaactctacaactctaccAGCATTCACTACATGGAGGTGGCGCAAATGAATGACTATTAGACAGTAGCTTAAGAAACTGGCTTTTATCCTAATTGCAGCTTCATTGTGACCTGGGTGTCTTTCAGCAATTTACATTTTGTCTGTGTCTATGTCTGCATGCACTGCTTACTCACTGCTTTGTTTAAGCAACTAGATAATTCTCAAAATTTAGTGAGCTTGGGGCTTTCCCATCAGGTAGGGAATctcctgtaacacacacacacacacacacccaagttcTGCTTTCAGTAGCAGAAGCAAGTCTGTGACTGCAAAAAATATATGCACATACAGTACTTAATTTTATGCCAAGAGAGAGGAATCAATGAGATTCGAGAGTTTGTGTAGACCTTTAAAGAAACAGGAACTTCCACAGCCTATGATAACTTTTCCGCTTACTTGATTGAATGTTGTTGGATGTAACAAAACAACTGCAGATCAATTTTAAGTCCACAGTGGAGGTTATGACAACGAATAGTACAAACGATCTGCCCTGGTTATAATTTGTAATGAGattgacattttaaaaagaagtgggTTGGTATAAGAATCAAAACAACAAAACGAAACAGAAATAATTGTCTGGGCAATGAAAGAGGGCACCCGTTGCCAGGCTCTGATGAAGGAAACGGTCTTGGGACCAATAACCTGTATTACGCCATCTGCTggctctttgttttatttatttatttaagacaatGTTCTATAAGCTGCTTGATTGTCATAGATAACGAATCGCAAGAGAGCCTGTAAACTCTTTGCAAGAGTATATACTAAAATGctaaaattcttatttaaaaagcaggtatttaaaaaacaaaagatgaTTAAAACCAGCAGtagttaaaaagaaataaaatgcaggtAACTTCTGCACGTCTGAATAGGCTTGCCTTAACAACTCCCATtttaagcaggcactgaaaagagtacagtaaaagcacctgcctggtgtcaataggctgGGAGTTACAAAGTGTAGATGCTTCCACCCTACAAGATATATACAGTGCGTAACCTCACTTCTAGGAAGAAGAGAAGCAAAGGGACAGGGTGCAACTGTGCAAAAGAAGGAATCTGAACTGGTAGTGTTTGTTGTACTTCAATActacaacagcaaaacaaaaacccttcatAATTTCTTTTCACAACTCTTAAAGGTAGAAAATTCCACTAATCTTTTGCATACAACTGCCCCGCTCACTTGCTTTTTTATTGCCCTGAATTGTGTCCTTTttatgttccttttctttttaactttgcTGTGGGAAAAAGGGATCGCTGCTTTCTTGCCTTCATGCGAGACCAGAGGCCAAGTTGGGAGTTTTAAAGAAATCCAGTGCAGGGAACAGGAGGGTCACACTTTCGCGAGGGACAGTTCTAAACAGTTGGCTTACAACATGTACTTAGAACTAGCTGAGTTTCTGTTCCACCGAGTTATTAGCAAGACACTTTAGCCTTGTCCAAGAAAATTAGCATAAAAGAGGTTCAAACTCTGCAGGGACTTCTATATCTTTTAAGATCTGTACAGAATGAAAAACATCACCTGTTGTGTCTTTGCCCATCATCACAGTGCTGCAATGGCTTCATCAGATGCActgaagtgttatcctgagttacACATGGTCAGGGATAGAAATCTGCAAAACAGTCTTATGCGTTACATTAAGATACCACACAAGTACCGGTATTTGTTGTGTTTATTATGTGTGTTGTGTGCAGCCTTGGGAATTAACaagttaaaaaggaaaagaaatgaccTTCCCCCCGCCCTCTGCTAACCAGTTAAATCTTTCAGCTGAACTTCTAACATgggtgaggtgacaggaaaaggcaccaaattttaaaaaagcgCCAACTTTTCGCGACAAAGGGAGAATCGGGATTGTGCTCCCTGTCCTTTTAGCCATTTCCGGCCCCTGACATCATATACATTAGACCTGGGAAAGGTGGGCATTGCTGCCTCGAGGTTCCTCCCCGCTCTTATAAGGCAATATAAGGATTTGAATTGCAGGAAAAACAAGGATTTCCACCGTCAGACATGATACAAGCTAGGGAGGAACTCGCCCCACGATACTTCCTTCTCTGTCAAAAGCACCGTGACAGACAAGTCTTTCCTCCTTGCTGTTAATAGATTGCGGGACCTTTTCGGCTGTTCTGTCAAGCTATTGATTGCAGTGCGCTGTGCAAGCTGCTCTGAAAGGGACGAGCCCAGCGGGTCACAAGAGCAGCTAGCTCTCTGAAGCAGAACTGCATCATGCAGTCATTAAGAGGGAGACCCCCCATTGTAGGGAGGAATTGGGGGCAGCAATTAGGACATTCTTCTCAGGGTCCCCGCAGAGAGATGATTAAAAGCGCTGCGGCTGGTATTGCTGAAAGACAGGTAGGTCACAGTTCAGGCCGCGCAGAGGAAGGCCTAAACACCACGGgtttccttttcatttcagtggggAAAGCACGAGAAAGAGGTCTTTCACCTCAGCCAGATGGATCTAATCTGCTTTTCATTGATCAGTGATCCAGGCACTGATAGTAATGGGGAATATTGCTCGAGACAAGAATGctgtgggagcacactggaggcTGAGCTCGCCATTAGCATTCCACATGATGTCAGCACTTAACTACAAGTGCGTGTGAGGTGCTGCCTTGTTTAATGGGTTCAGTACCAAGGATCAAGGAAAtgtaagttattttttttaatcgcCAGTGCCTTGGGTTATTTTTGCCCTCCGCCTTGCACTGAAGCATGGCCAGAATATTGTAAACACCAGGAAGACTGAACTGCATGCATGCAATTTTGTAGAATAAAATCAAtgtattcattcatatatatatatatatatatatatatatatatatatatatatatatatatgcaatgtaATTTTCTGAAATTCTGaggattttaaaatgaaatttactGCCGTTCTCTTCTGCTTTTAGCAGTATCCTTATATGTATAAATTAAACAGCAAATGATTTTATTGCCCTGCTAGGCAAAGCTGCACTTCCTAATTTTTTTTGTCCTCGGGGCAGCTGTTAAAGcatgggtcagcaacctttttagccgtgggccagtccaccatccctcagaccatgtggtggaccagactattttgaagaagaagaaaaaatgaatgaattcctatgccccacaaataacccagagatgcattttaaataaaagcacacattctactcatgtaaaaacacgctgattcctggaccgtctgcgggccggattgagaaggcgattgggccgcatccgggccttaggttgcctagccCTGTGTTAAAGGCTCAATAAGCGGGACCAGCAACAAAGATGGCAATCCTACCCTGGAATCTTTTGAATAAGGGATCTTGATATCCTTTTAGAAACAGCCACCACTCTGTTTAGGTCTCTTCTGCTTGGGGCGTTAGCATGAGCATTTTTGTTACTCCCACCTTTGATGGAACTGATTGTTTAATCCACCTCTCAGGTCTTCTGCAAAAGTAAGGGATCActgaccaggaaagagaaatgtgGGGTGTTTTCTGCTGAAGCTGTGCAATGGGTTAGTGAAGGTGGATGAGCTAACTTCAAAATTTCCTGGATAACAGAAGGAAGACTCAGGGTGCTTACAATCAGCGGCTTAACTTGCAAATGGATCATTGTGATCTCACAGCTTGGACATTGACAACAGGTTTTTTGATTCATGCAAAGGGCAGTGAGATGAGTAGGCTTTGGGAAGTCCCTAGGTTTGCAGGGCAAATAAAAATGGAGAGGGAAAACCCCTAAAGGTGGAGAGAACATCTAAAAAACAACCCAAtgggactgagcatgctcagtgggcacagaatgctgactggcagttgcgggtgtgtgtgtgtgtgtgtgtgtgtggaaaacctGGGTGACGGGAAGTGGAATGGACTGTCCTGGAAGGAGGGCATGGCTGGAAGACTGAATAGCAGCAATCCATGGTGCAACGTTTTATTACAGATCCCACTTGCTTAGTCCTattgcaggggtcggcaaacttacccgtcctcgggccggttcctctggCACCGTTTGCATggcgggccggagggcaggggagtaTGCACCCATATGCATgagcacatgctatttccggcgcacttcctgGTTGGtggagcgccagaaatagcttgtgcgcatgcgcatgtgcctcctccgacctggaagtgcgccagaaatgacgcttgcaaatgcacacaagctatttctggcgctccaccaacccagagatgggcagccacGCCACACCGCAccgcgccggtaagagcaggTGGTGGCAGCGGGCGGCAGGGGTCGTCGTGGGCCAGATAATTGGCTCGCTCGGGCCTTATCTGGCCCGCGgaacttagtttggggacccctgtcctattGCTACAACTTTCACTGCCGTTGATCATACTGTTACAGAACTAGGATAACAGAGTTTGGGGATGCAAAGACTTAACCTCTGGAGTTAGTGAgtgttagaaattaataaatggtaaaaCTTAGATAATATTTGAAGTAGCGAAGGGAAGATGGCAGGCTagggcctcacctgggatggAAGGCCTTAAGAATGGCAAAAGGTGCTGCAGGGCAAGAGATTCTCTGCTGGTGAACAGaggtacaggtgtgtgtgtgtgtgtgtgtgtgtgtgtgtcccatggTTATTGTGGAAGGAGAAAGCTTTAGGATTTCAGCTTCCATGACGTAAGGAAACAGGGCAGGGGGCAAGCTGCAGAagcggatttagggcagcatgacaGGTTCCGCCATCCTGGGCACCAAGCCTAGGGAGCGCTACAGCTATGGCGTAGTGAATTGAgaagaatggaaggtgagaggaggagcagggggcACCAAATCTTGGCCTCGTAGatggtgccactgaaatttgaatgACCAAAGTTCACCCTTTCAGGCTGTGCCCACGGGGGGCGGGAGTGCTGTTTTTCATGAACCTTGGATTTTCTGGCACAGgtctttgggaaggagaagggtggGGTCAGCAGTCCAGGCAGAGGCCATGTGGGGCAGAACCATCTAGGCAGGTTGGGGCAGAGGCACGGAGACAGCGTGCAGGATTCTTGGACTCcaatgctgcactgctgtggggagcaagcccctcttgagatgtaaGGCTCTGAACTCTCTCCAAAGTGGacccaggtgtaaatatgtgtaccAGAAACTATATTTCTTCAAGATGGTAATCTCTGCTGCACTTTGATTTCCCAGTGGAAATACAACTCTGGATGAGTGTttgaaacccctggaatcttgtccAGACATTCGGCAGAAATTGGGGTGGCGTGTAACAGTATTTTAAAGCATTAACAGTGTGCTAATTCCATCTATATGGAGAAGCCATTGGGTCATAAACAGAGAGCTCCTAATTTATAATGCCTTTGGGTGCCATAGAAGCTCCCAATGCCTCGGGGATACAGATGGTGTTTTTACAATGCACTAAAATGTTGCAAGGGAACACCTGAGCTATGTTTCTTAAGGCAATAACCTGGGATGCAATGGTTGGGCATATTTAATAGACATATGGGAAACGTGGCAAATAGTCACCTAGGCTGAAATGGTAAAACCTGGATAAGCTAGATggaattttgattattattattattattattattattattattattattatgattgcggggggttgggggagagataAATTTAGTTTCAGCTACCTCCATGCATTCCCAGTTGATTGTCTAGCAAACAAACATTTGAGTATTTGTACAAAGGGATGGTATCTTTGCACCATCTTGTGGACTCTTGCAGTGACTGCAGCATATCCCCATTTCCCTAAACTTTTGAGAAGTTTAAATGAGATAAATAAAGCAAGGGATCCTTTAGATTTCAGTTGTTCACTGGAAAATATTCAGCAAGATCCAAGGGATCACTTGTGGGTACAGACCGGCTTAAACTGTGAAAAGGCAATGTAGTAAGAGTAATTTCTTATGGTTGTTTTAAACACTTTACAGTAATTCTATCTGTGCTCTTTAAAAAGGTCAATGATCTTCTAACAATTCCAGAGGTTTCGATTTAAAAATTTAGAGGCAATCGTATCTGTGTGGAGCAGTCAATTCTCCACGGCTGTCCACGGCAGAAGGTGGGAGATATTTTTCTCCTATTTTGCTTCACCAACTCCAAGTGTGCAAATCAGAGACATGAATCTGCTCCAGGAACTAAACTGACTTATGATTCTTTGGATCCATCACTAGCACTGCTCCATCCTGCTCCAGAATTGGTTTCTTTAGGGGCCTTATACCCTTTCAGTGgatgcagctgggggtggggcagaacctgTGCAAGGAGAACCCCACtgactaaaccaggggtcagcaacctttttcagccgtgggccggtccactgtccctcagacggtggggcaaactatatttggggggggggatgaatgaattcctatgccccacacataacccagagatgcattttaaataaaagcacacattctactcatgtaaaaacacgctgattcccggaccgtccccaggccagattgagaaggcgattgggccacatctggcccccagaccttaggttgcctacccctggtctaaacattaggaagaattttctgacaattgctgttcaacagtggaatggactaagtcggaagatggtggactctccttcattgaaggtttttaaatagaggttggatggtcatctgtcagggattctttagttgtgattcttgcattgcacagggttggaatagatgacctttggtgtcccttccagctctacgattctatggtatAAAAATTGTTGAACTAAACAAATAACAAATGTTTCAAAGTCATAACTCTTTTTTATACCCTTAGTCCTCTTGTGTTTCATTGTGGTTGTTTCATCCTGCTCTTTACATTAATATGCCCAGTGGGGCTTCCTGACTTCGCTGCATTCTGTATTATTGAAGGTAATGTTTAACATTGCTAAATTGGAAGTTGAcattttttctctttaaattttGTGGCTGTTAAGATACTTTCTCCCTGCAAGGGCATTTCTGATGGATTCAGATATGCGGTTAGCTTTGGGCAAACTGCTGAAAATGAAACTTTCCACAAGCTTTTCTTATTATCACAAAAGAAGACTGTCAGGCAAGTAGCTAACCAGAGGGCTCTGTGTGTggcacagggagagagagagagagagagagagaaggtatgTGAACGTATCACAGAAAACTGAAAACACATGGGCAACACATAGGTATTCTCTCAAAAGAAAATAGGTGGGGGAAACTGACAAAGGA
The sequence above is drawn from the Lacerta agilis isolate rLacAgi1 chromosome 5, rLacAgi1.pri, whole genome shotgun sequence genome and encodes:
- the COPS9 gene encoding COP9 signalosome complex subunit 9 — its product is MLEGGRKALQRVGVMKPAVDEMFPEGAGPYVDLDEAGGSTGLLMDLAANEKAVHADFFNNFEDMFDDDDIQ